One Mercurialis annua linkage group LG3, ddMerAnnu1.2, whole genome shotgun sequence DNA window includes the following coding sequences:
- the LOC126671786 gene encoding hypersensitive-induced response protein-like protein 1 has translation MGNILCCTTVDQSTVAIKERFGKFEEVLDPGCHCLPWILGSRIVGSLSLRLQQLDVRCETKTKDNVFVNVVASIQYRALADKASEAYYKLSNTRSQIQAYVFDVIRATVPKLNLDDVFEQKNDIARAVEDELEKAMSAYGYQIVQTLIVDIEPDEHVKRAMNEINAAARMRLAANEKAEAEKIVQIKKAEGEAEAKYLSGLGIARQRQAIVDGLRESVVGFSVNVPGTTAKDVLDMVLITQYFDTMKEIGAASKSSAVFIPHGPGAVNDIATQIRNGLLQATT, from the exons ATGGGGAACATTCTCTGCTGCACAACAGTTGATCAATCAACAGTTGCCATCAAGGAGAGGTTTGGCAAGTTTGAAGAAGTACTTGATCCTGGCTGCCATTGCCTGCCGTGGATACTCGGAAGTCGGATTGTCGGCAGTCTCTCGCTCCGTTTGCAACAGTTAGATGTTCGTTGCGAAACCAAAACTAAG GATAATGTTTTCGTCAATGTTGTCGCATCGATTCAATACCGTGCACTTGCGGATAAAGCTAGCGAAGCTTACTATAAGCTCAGCAATACAAGAAGCCAAATCCAAGCTTATGTTTTTGATG TGATCAGAGCCACCGTTCCAAAACTTAACTTGGATGATGTTTTCGAGCAAAAGAACGATATAGCACGAGCTGTTGAAGACGAGCTCGAGAAG GCTATGTCAGCTTACGGATATCAAATCGTCCAGACACTCATTGTTGATATCGAACCTGACGAGCATGTAAAACGAGCCATGAACGAAATAAATGCAG CTGCAAGAATGAGGTTAGCAGCTAACGAGAAAGCAGAAGCTGAGAAAATTGTACAGATCAAAAAAGCAGAAGGTGAGGCAGAAGCCAAATACCTGTCAGGACTCGGTATTGCAAGGCAACGCCAGGCTATCGTCGATGGTCTTAGAGAGAGTGTTGTTGGCTTCTCCGTCAACGTTCCGGGGACAACTGCAAAGGATGTTTTGGATATGGTTCTGATAACTCAGTATTTCGACACCATGAAGGAGATTGGTGCTGCTAGCAAGTCGTCAGCAGTATTTATTCCGCACGGACCGGGTGCTGTCAATGACATCGCCACCCAAATTCGAAATGGATTACTTCAGGCAACCACTTAG
- the LOC126671787 gene encoding mitochondrial outer membrane protein porin of 34 kDa-like, which produces MGKGPGLYTEIGKRARDLLNKDYQTDQKFTISTYSPTGVAITSTGHKKGDVFVADINTQLKKKNVTTDIKVDTDSNLFTTITVDEPYFPGLKAILSFKVPDQWSGKMELQYLHEYSAISTSIGLTPNPAINLSGVIGTNVVSLGTELSFDTKSGTVTKCNAGLSYSNADLIASLTLNDKGDTVKASYYHTVNPTHAVGAEVNHSFSTNESTFTIGSQHVLDPLTTVKARVNNFGKASALVQHEWRPKSFLTVSGEMDSKAIDKSAKFGLALALKP; this is translated from the exons ATGGGAAAGGGTCCAGGTCTCTACACTGAAATTGGCAAGAGAGCTAGAg ATCTGTTGAATAAGGATTACCAGACTGACCAGAAGTTCACAATCAGTACCTACTCTCCTACAGGAGTT GCTATTACTTCTACTGGTCATAAGAAGGGTGACGTGTTTGTGGCCGATATCAATACCCagctgaagaagaagaatgtcACCACTGATATCAAAGTGGACACAGATTCCAAT CTATTTACAACTATTACAGTCGATGAACCGTATTTTCCCGGGCTAAAGGCAATTCTGAGCTTTAAAGTTCCTGATCAGTGGTCTGGCAAG ATGGAGCTTCAGTATCTCCATGAGTATTCAGCTATAAGTACGAGTATTGGGTTGACACCTAATCCTGCTATCAACTTATCTGGTGTGATCGGAACCAATGTTGTCTCACTTGGGACGGAACTATCATTTGACACCAAGTCTGGGACTGTCACAAAATGCAATGCTGGACTTAGCTACTCGAATGCAGACCTGATTGCTTCATTAACTCT GAATGACAAGGGAGATACTGTGAAAGCTTCCTACTACCATACTGTGAACCCAACACATGCTGTTGGTGCAGAGGTCAACCATAGCTTCTCAACAAATGAGAGCACTTTTACCATTGGTTCACAACATGTACTGGATCCACTTACTACCGTAAAGGCACGAGTGAACAACTTTGGCAAGGCAAGTGCTCTCGTCCAGCATGAGTGGCGACCAAAGTCATTCCTCACAGTTTCTGGAGAGATGGACTCCAAGGCCATTGATAAGAGTGCCAAGTTTGGATTGGCTCTTGCTCTCAAGCCATGA
- the LOC126671613 gene encoding auxin efflux carrier component 8, protein MISLEDVYNVVAATVPLYFSMILAYISMKWWRLFTPNQCAGINMFVAKFSIPLLSFQVISHNNPYKMNLNLICADFLQKLLAVVVLIGITKISSRGRLNWIITGVSLFTLPNTLILGIPLLKAMYGVEAESLLSQIVVLQSLVWYNLLLFLFELNATYAAPVTPSETTGDQEAPQEAESKEGEGETNISRTRRAKTMVILLTVGKKLLRNPNFHATLLGLIWASIHFRWNVKLPEIVDNSIKILSTGGLGMAMFSLGLFMASRPNIIACGIKMAVITMSMKFITGPALMAVASLAVRARGTVFKVAIVQAALPQGIVPFVFAKEYNIHPDILSTGVIFGMLIALPIALAYYSILAL, encoded by the exons ATGATTTCCTTAGAAGATGTGTACAATGTGGTGGCTGCCACAGTTCCATTATATTTCTCCATGATCTTAGCTTACATCTCCATGAAATGGTGGAGACTTTTTACACCAAATCAATGTGCAGGCATTAACATGTTTGTTGCCAAATTCTCAATCCCATTGCTATCTTTTCAAGTTATTTCCCACAACAATCCTTACAAAATGAACCTCAACCTAATTTGTGCTGATTTTCTTCAGAAACTATTGGCTGTTGTTGTGTTAATTGGTATCACTAAAATCAGCTCTAGAGGGAGATTGAATTGGATTATCACTGGTGTGTCTCTTTTTACATTGCCTAATACTTTGATTTTGGGTATACCACTTTTGAAAGCTATGTATGGGGTTGAAGCTGAGTCACTTCTTTCACAAATTGTTGTCTTGCAAAGCCTGGTTTGGTAtaatttgttgttgtttttgtttgagttaAATGCTACATATGCAGCACCAGTCACACCTTCAGAAACTACAG GGGATCAAGAGGCCCCTCAAGAAGCAGAATCAAAAGAGGGAGAAGGGGAAACAAATATTAGTAGAACAAGAAGAGCTAAAACCATGGTCATTCTGTTGACTGTGGGGAAGAAGCTACTTAGAAATCCCAATTTTCATGCAACTCTTTTGGGTCTTATTTGGGCTAGCATACACTTCAG ATGGAACGTGAAGCTGCCGGAGATTGTTGATAATTCTATAAAGATATTATCAACCGGAGGGCTTGGTATGGCAATGTTTAGCTTAG GTTTGTTCATGGCCTCACGCCCCAATATAATAGCATGTGGAATTAAAATGGCAGTGATAACAATGTCAATGAAATTCATCACAGGGCCTGCCTTAATGGCAGTTGCTTCACTTGCTGTTAGAGCTAGAGGCACAGTGTTTAAAGTGGCAATTGTTCAG GCAGCTTTACCACAAGGAATTGTTCCATTTGTCTTTGCTAAAGAATACAACATTCATCCTGACATATTGAGCACTGG GGTAATATTTGGTATGCTCATTGCATTGCCAATAGCATTGGCCTACTATTCCATATTAGCATTATGA